In Bacillus cytotoxicus NVH 391-98, the following are encoded in one genomic region:
- the malD gene encoding maltosaccharide ABC transporter permease MalD — MNIKRQKILRLSLSYFVIFMMCVIIFYPLLWIIGSSFNPGDSLSGSSIIPKNATLDHYRELLNLDASNYLLWYKNTLKVSVLTMIFSVLSISFTAYAFSRYRFVGRKNGLLTFLILQMIPNFSALIALYILAQLTGLIDTHFALILIYVGGAIPMNTWLMKGYFDTIPKELDESARMDGAGHFRIFWQIIMPLAKPIIAVVALFTFIGPFTDFILASIILRTPENYTLAVGLYEMVAKKFGNEFTTFAAGSVLIAIPISILFLSLQKYFISGLTAGGTKG; from the coding sequence ATGAATATAAAACGACAAAAAATATTACGTCTTTCATTAAGTTATTTTGTAATTTTTATGATGTGTGTTATTATTTTTTACCCATTATTATGGATTATAGGTTCATCATTTAATCCAGGAGATAGTTTATCAGGATCCAGTATTATTCCAAAAAATGCGACACTGGATCACTATCGTGAATTGTTGAATCTTGATGCGAGTAATTATTTACTATGGTATAAAAATACATTGAAAGTTAGTGTATTAACCATGATTTTCTCTGTTTTATCCATTAGTTTTACGGCATATGCTTTTTCACGGTATCGCTTTGTAGGAAGGAAAAACGGTTTGTTAACGTTTTTGATTTTACAAATGATACCAAACTTTTCAGCGTTAATTGCATTATATATATTGGCGCAATTAACGGGATTAATTGATACACATTTCGCCCTAATTTTAATTTATGTTGGGGGCGCAATTCCGATGAATACGTGGCTCATGAAAGGGTATTTTGATACGATTCCAAAAGAGCTAGATGAATCAGCTCGTATGGATGGAGCAGGCCATTTCCGAATTTTTTGGCAAATTATTATGCCGCTTGCGAAACCGATTATAGCAGTGGTCGCATTATTTACCTTCATTGGACCATTTACAGATTTTATTTTAGCCAGTATCATTTTACGTACGCCAGAAAATTATACATTAGCTGTTGGCCTATATGAAATGGTGGCAAAAAAGTTTGGAAATGAATTTACAACTTTTGCAGCTGGTTCTGTATTGATTGCGATACCAATTTCTATCTTATTTTTATCACTACAAAAATACTTTATTTCTGGTTTAACAGCTGGAGGAACGAAAGGATGA
- a CDS encoding extracellular solute-binding protein: MKKAFSLLAVSTLAIGMLSACGPKDSGKKEASKEKKDYDLLVWEDEKKSVGLNPAVESFEKKYNVKVKVVEMTMTDQVKKLRLDGPAGTGPDVVTLPHDQIGNAVTEGLLSEIKVSDEVKNKFTDLSVQAQTYDGKLYGLPKAIETPVLIYNKKLMSKAPETMDDLFNFSKDFTKDGKYGFLALGDNFYFANAFMSGMGGYVFGEKDGKPNVSDIGLNNSGAVQGAEYIQKWYKEKLFPKGIIGESGGAAADGLFNEGKAASIMNGPWALQAIEKTGIDYAVAPMPKLPNGQPLKTFVGVKGWHVTSFSKQNDLATKFIEWVTNEENAKIRFEKTKEIPPVKSVMEDPIIKDNEAAKAVATQSESGIPMPNIPEMQEVWGPAGDALQLIVTNKQEPKIALDEAVKQIKGNIEANHSKKK, from the coding sequence GTGAAGAAAGCATTTTCGTTATTAGCAGTCTCCACTTTGGCAATCGGTATGTTGTCGGCGTGTGGTCCGAAAGATTCAGGGAAGAAGGAAGCGAGTAAAGAGAAGAAAGATTATGATCTTCTTGTTTGGGAAGATGAGAAAAAAAGTGTTGGATTAAATCCAGCTGTAGAAAGTTTTGAAAAGAAATATAATGTAAAAGTAAAAGTAGTCGAAATGACAATGACAGACCAGGTAAAGAAACTTCGCCTTGATGGTCCAGCTGGCACAGGACCAGATGTTGTAACATTGCCACATGATCAAATCGGTAACGCTGTAACAGAAGGTTTACTTTCTGAAATAAAAGTAAGTGATGAAGTGAAAAATAAATTTACAGATTTGTCAGTTCAGGCACAAACATATGACGGAAAACTATATGGTTTACCAAAAGCAATTGAAACACCAGTACTTATTTATAATAAAAAATTAATGTCTAAAGCGCCAGAAACGATGGATGACCTTTTTAATTTCTCTAAAGACTTTACAAAAGATGGAAAGTACGGTTTTTTAGCACTTGGAGATAACTTCTATTTTGCGAACGCATTTATGTCTGGTATGGGTGGTTATGTATTTGGTGAAAAAGATGGAAAACCAAATGTAAGTGATATTGGTTTGAATAATAGTGGGGCAGTACAAGGTGCTGAATATATTCAAAAATGGTACAAAGAAAAATTATTTCCAAAAGGAATTATCGGAGAATCTGGTGGAGCTGCAGCAGATGGACTATTCAATGAAGGAAAAGCAGCATCGATTATGAATGGACCATGGGCGTTACAAGCGATAGAAAAAACAGGAATTGATTATGCAGTAGCACCGATGCCGAAATTACCAAATGGTCAACCATTAAAAACTTTTGTTGGTGTAAAGGGATGGCATGTAACGAGCTTCTCAAAACAAAATGATTTAGCGACAAAATTTATTGAATGGGTGACAAACGAAGAAAATGCAAAAATTCGCTTTGAAAAAACAAAAGAAATTCCTCCTGTTAAATCAGTAATGGAAGATCCAATTATAAAAGATAATGAAGCTGCAAAAGCAGTAGCTACTCAGTCTGAAAGTGGTATTCCAATGCCGAATATCCCAGAGATGCAAGAAGTTTGGGGACCTGCTGGGGATGCACTTCAATTGATTGTTACAAATAAACAAGAACCAAAGATTGCACTTGATGAAGCGGTAAAACAAATTAAAGGAAATATTGAAGCAAATCATAGTAAGAAAAAATAA
- a CDS encoding sugar ABC transporter permease: MQQSINPTKRLSGSKQRKTALMLSIIPGMGQLYNKQYVKALIFFVLAGSFVIAFADLLNMGLWGIVTLGTEVPRDHSIFLLVEGILALIVIIFGLGIYAFNLYDAYQNGKKRDIGIPLNSVKEQYHNLLDQGFPYLMVSPGFLLLIFVVVFPIIFVFLIGFTNYDLYHSPPAKLVDWVGFKNFVDIFTLPMWRDTFLSVFAWTVIWTFVATTLQVALGIFLAILVNQPGIKGKALIRTIFILPWAVPAFVSILVFAGMFNESFGAINNQVLALFGIEKIAWMTDPFWSKVALIMIQTWLGFPFIFAMTTGILQSIPGELYEAATVDGATIWQQFRKITLPLVLYATAPILITQYTFNFNNFSIIYLFNGGGPAVSGQNAGGTDILISWIYKLTMTSAQYGKAAALTMILSFIVISVALWQFKRTKSFQEEDMM, encoded by the coding sequence ATGCAACAATCCATTAATCCAACGAAAAGATTAAGTGGTTCAAAACAACGTAAAACAGCTTTGATGCTGTCCATTATTCCAGGCATGGGACAACTGTATAATAAACAATATGTAAAAGCACTTATTTTTTTCGTATTAGCAGGTTCATTTGTTATAGCATTTGCGGATTTATTAAATATGGGATTATGGGGAATTGTCACACTTGGGACGGAAGTTCCTCGAGATCATTCTATCTTTCTATTAGTAGAAGGGATTTTAGCATTAATTGTTATTATATTTGGACTAGGAATATATGCTTTTAATTTATATGATGCATATCAAAATGGAAAAAAGCGTGATATAGGAATCCCGCTTAATTCTGTGAAAGAACAATATCATAACTTATTAGATCAAGGTTTTCCATACTTAATGGTTTCACCAGGATTTCTATTATTAATTTTCGTAGTTGTGTTTCCTATTATATTCGTATTTTTAATCGGATTTACGAACTATGATTTATATCATTCCCCACCGGCAAAGCTCGTTGATTGGGTTGGTTTTAAAAATTTTGTTGATATATTTACATTACCGATGTGGAGAGATACGTTTTTAAGTGTATTTGCTTGGACAGTTATTTGGACGTTCGTTGCTACAACACTCCAAGTAGCACTTGGTATTTTCTTAGCGATACTTGTAAATCAACCAGGAATTAAAGGAAAAGCATTAATTCGCACAATCTTTATTCTACCTTGGGCTGTTCCGGCGTTCGTATCTATACTCGTTTTTGCAGGTATGTTTAATGAATCGTTTGGTGCAATTAATAATCAAGTGTTAGCTTTATTTGGAATTGAAAAAATTGCTTGGATGACAGATCCATTTTGGTCAAAAGTAGCTTTAATTATGATTCAAACTTGGCTTGGTTTTCCGTTTATTTTTGCAATGACAACAGGTATTTTACAATCGATTCCTGGAGAGTTGTATGAAGCTGCAACAGTAGATGGAGCAACGATATGGCAACAATTCCGAAAAATTACGTTGCCGCTTGTTTTATATGCAACAGCACCAATTTTAATTACACAGTATACATTTAATTTTAATAACTTTAGTATTATTTACTTATTTAATGGTGGCGGACCTGCTGTTTCGGGACAGAATGCAGGTGGAACAGATATTTTAATTTCTTGGATTTATAAGTTAACAATGACATCGGCGCAATACGGAAAAGCAGCGGCATTAACAATGATTCTGTCATTCATTGTTATTTCAGTAGCGTTATGGCAATTTAAAAGAACAAAATCATTCCAAGAAGAGGATATGATGTAA